The following are encoded together in the Sinorhizobium terangae genome:
- a CDS encoding acyltransferase, translating to MIASDVTLHDDVVIHHPDLVNLYGCAVGAGTRIGTFVEIQKNAAIGLNCKISSHCFICEGVTIEDGVFIGHGVMFTNDIYPRAVNADGRLQSEADWTVVPTRVKHRASIGSNATILAGVTIGEAAQVGAGAVVTKDVPSFAIVAGVPARIIGRVKDATIETAEA from the coding sequence ATGATCGCGTCCGATGTCACGCTGCATGACGATGTCGTCATCCATCATCCGGATCTTGTCAATCTCTATGGATGTGCGGTCGGCGCGGGCACGCGGATCGGCACGTTCGTGGAGATTCAGAAGAACGCGGCAATCGGACTTAACTGCAAGATTTCCAGCCACTGCTTCATCTGCGAAGGGGTGACGATCGAGGACGGCGTCTTCATCGGCCACGGGGTCATGTTCACCAACGATATCTATCCACGGGCGGTCAACGCCGACGGGAGGCTCCAGTCGGAGGCCGACTGGACCGTGGTGCCGACACGGGTCAAGCACCGCGCTTCCATCGGCAGCAACGCGACCATTCTGGCCGGCGTCACGATCGGGGAGGCCGCCCAGGTCGGCGCCGGCGCCGTGGTGACCAAGGATGTACCAAGCTTCGCGATCGTTGCCGGCGTACCCGCCCGGATCATCGGACGCGTCAAGGATGCCACGATCGAGACTGCGGAGGCGTGA
- a CDS encoding Gfo/Idh/MocA family protein produces MIGVAVVGYGYWGPNLVRNFWEAPGARLISVCDLRKDRLATVQTRYPAVDITDDFEEVLRDPRVDAVAIATPAAAHFKLAMKALMAGKHVLVEKPMAATSDEARRMVEEAARRRLVLAVDHTFVHTGAVRKMRELVEDGLGDVYYYDSVRVNLGLFQHDVSVIWDLAVHDLSIMDYVLPERPVAVSATGMSHVAGEPANIAYLNLFFDSKLIAHIHVNWLAPVKVRRTLIGGSSKMILYDDLEPSEKIKVYDKGITLNGNPQKNGEKVYQMLVGYRTGDMYAPHLDVAEALGIELCQFIDCIERNEQPVADGNAGLRVVKILEAATQSLAERGRVVELEHMRRIA; encoded by the coding sequence ATGATCGGCGTTGCTGTCGTCGGCTACGGTTACTGGGGGCCAAACCTCGTGCGCAACTTCTGGGAAGCGCCCGGTGCGCGACTCATCTCCGTATGCGATCTGCGCAAGGATCGATTGGCGACCGTCCAGACCCGTTACCCCGCCGTTGACATCACAGACGATTTTGAAGAGGTCCTGCGCGACCCGCGCGTCGATGCCGTTGCGATCGCCACGCCGGCTGCCGCGCATTTCAAGCTCGCCATGAAGGCGCTGATGGCGGGAAAGCACGTGCTCGTGGAAAAACCGATGGCGGCGACCTCGGACGAGGCACGCCGCATGGTCGAGGAGGCGGCGCGCCGCCGCCTCGTGCTCGCCGTCGACCACACATTCGTGCACACGGGCGCCGTCCGCAAGATGCGGGAGCTTGTCGAAGACGGGCTTGGCGACGTCTACTACTACGATTCAGTCAGGGTCAATCTCGGCCTCTTCCAGCACGACGTCAGCGTTATCTGGGACCTTGCCGTGCACGATCTGTCGATCATGGACTACGTGCTACCGGAACGGCCCGTAGCGGTGTCGGCCACGGGCATGAGCCATGTTGCCGGCGAACCAGCCAACATCGCCTATCTCAATCTCTTTTTCGACAGCAAGCTGATCGCGCACATCCACGTCAACTGGCTCGCTCCGGTCAAGGTGCGCCGGACGCTGATCGGCGGCAGCAGCAAGATGATCCTCTACGACGACCTGGAGCCGAGCGAGAAGATCAAGGTCTACGACAAGGGGATAACGCTGAACGGCAACCCGCAGAAGAATGGCGAGAAGGTCTACCAGATGCTGGTCGGCTATCGTACCGGCGATATGTACGCTCCTCACCTCGACGTCGCCGAGGCACTCGGCATCGAACTGTGCCAGTTCATCGATTGCATCGAGCGAAATGAACAGCCGGTTGCCGACGGAAATGCCGGGCTGCGGGTGGTGAAAATCCTCGAGGCCGCCACACAGTCGCTAGCAGAGCGCGGCCGGGTGGTCGAGCTGGAGCATATGAGGCGCATCGCATGA
- a CDS encoding LuxR C-terminal-related transcriptional regulator, with product MKLISHGKDIQNDIPTQVDNNIDTGTEQPSFPERLLVIIDSRALDRQCLAQSIVSHKADMRVLAFGSIEEWRRQRHLHPPLSSILLNVGGRKIVDPVVAEEIRKLASEFEPVPVIVLADTDELAQIMKALEYGAKGYIPSSVSIDVCIEAIDLAVAGGTFVPASSVFAMRRLLESGNAVARPLAGMFTARQAEVVEALRRGKANKIIAYELNLRESTVKVHIRNIMKKVKATNRTEVAYKINDLFPSDPATDGTNWSDH from the coding sequence ATGAAATTGATTAGCCATGGAAAAGATATACAAAACGACATTCCCACGCAAGTTGACAACAATATCGACACAGGCACAGAACAACCTTCCTTTCCGGAGCGCTTGCTTGTGATTATCGACAGTCGGGCGCTTGATCGCCAATGCCTGGCGCAAAGCATAGTGTCCCACAAGGCTGACATGCGTGTCCTGGCATTCGGATCGATCGAAGAATGGCGACGACAGCGACACCTACACCCTCCATTGTCCTCGATCCTGCTGAATGTGGGCGGTAGAAAGATCGTTGATCCGGTCGTTGCCGAGGAAATAAGGAAGCTCGCTTCCGAGTTCGAACCGGTGCCGGTGATTGTGCTGGCTGATACGGACGAGCTCGCCCAGATCATGAAGGCGCTCGAGTATGGCGCCAAGGGCTATATCCCTTCCTCGGTCAGCATCGATGTCTGTATCGAGGCGATCGACCTCGCCGTGGCCGGCGGGACCTTCGTTCCAGCAAGCAGCGTATTCGCCATGCGTCGGCTGCTCGAGTCGGGCAATGCGGTCGCGCGCCCTTTGGCCGGCATGTTCACCGCGCGTCAGGCCGAAGTGGTTGAGGCACTGCGGCGCGGCAAGGCAAACAAGATCATTGCCTACGAACTCAACCTGCGGGAAAGCACCGTCAAGGTTCACATCCGCAACATCATGAAGAAGGTCAAGGCGACGAACAGGACGGAAGTCGCCTATAAGATCAATGATCTGTTTCCCAGCGATCCTGCAACCGACGGGACGAACTGGTCAGATCACTGA
- a CDS encoding sugar transferase, whose translation MPKSPRLYPHWLIAPPASHDSAVGPRRSYLTAKRGFDIAFTLMIAPFALAIVAVLVLLVRLDGEKAFFRQARLGKGGRVFHLWKLRTMVPDAEQRLQEYLDADPLARIEWDRTQKLQNDPRVTTLGKYLRKYSADELPQLLNVLLGDMSLVGPRPMLPDQRSQYPGSAYFSLRPGITGLWQISERNMSSFAQRATYDTRYAGIMSFGTDLSILSRTIFVVLRGTGF comes from the coding sequence ATGCCGAAAAGTCCCAGGTTATATCCCCATTGGCTTATCGCACCGCCCGCGTCGCACGATTCAGCGGTCGGCCCGCGGCGATCCTATCTTACGGCCAAGCGTGGTTTCGACATTGCGTTCACATTGATGATCGCGCCATTTGCCCTGGCGATTGTCGCAGTTCTGGTACTTCTCGTTCGCCTGGATGGCGAGAAGGCTTTCTTTCGCCAGGCGCGGCTCGGCAAAGGGGGGCGGGTTTTCCATCTCTGGAAGCTTCGGACCATGGTTCCCGACGCAGAGCAAAGGCTACAGGAATATCTGGATGCCGATCCGCTGGCCCGCATCGAATGGGATCGCACGCAGAAGCTTCAGAACGATCCGCGGGTTACGACGCTTGGCAAATATCTGCGCAAATATTCCGCCGACGAGTTGCCGCAGCTCCTGAATGTCCTTCTTGGCGACATGAGCCTTGTCGGTCCGCGGCCGATGCTGCCGGACCAGCGGTCTCAGTATCCGGGCAGTGCGTACTTCAGCTTGCGTCCGGGGATTACCGGGCTCTGGCAGATCAGCGAGCGCAACATGTCCAGTTTCGCTCAGCGCGCAACATACGACACACGCTATGCTGGCATCATGTCCTTCGGTACGGATCTGTCGATTCTGTCGAGGACTATCTTCGTTGTCCTGCGCGGCACGGGCTTTTGA
- a CDS encoding glycosyltransferase family 2 protein yields MSSKVSIILPTFNRSSTLVGAINSVITQSHKDLELIVVDDGSTEDIEKVVRSIADDRIRYIRRELNGGAAAARNTGLKYAKGDYVAFQDSDDIWLPGKLEKQLALLCSLPAHFGAVTGAKIIYGRDSSFNYGPTRIALAPPPDGRLCPDEGQLERLLTENRISVQNTLFRHNCMPTLEWFDPCARANEDWEFAIRLVQHTTVYEDIEPVVLGFVSADSISANGRKPIIGRLRILRKNRAILTTRRRLRSLIMLDVVRYFYVVGKRRSAIKFLVAVIGDYPPHIRFVCWALAKKFRNWFLTPS; encoded by the coding sequence ATGTCAAGCAAAGTTTCAATTATTCTACCGACATTCAATCGAAGTAGCACTTTGGTTGGCGCGATAAATAGTGTCATCACTCAATCGCACAAGGACCTTGAGCTGATAGTCGTCGACGACGGCTCCACGGAAGACATTGAAAAAGTCGTGCGCAGCATTGCTGACGACCGCATCCGCTACATAAGGCGAGAGTTAAACGGCGGAGCCGCCGCCGCACGAAACACCGGTCTGAAGTACGCCAAGGGCGACTACGTCGCGTTTCAGGACAGCGACGATATCTGGCTGCCTGGAAAGTTGGAAAAACAACTTGCGCTGCTGTGCTCCCTTCCAGCCCACTTTGGGGCAGTGACTGGAGCAAAGATAATCTACGGTAGAGACTCAAGCTTCAACTACGGTCCCACGCGAATAGCTCTTGCTCCTCCTCCTGACGGGCGTCTTTGTCCCGACGAGGGCCAACTCGAACGACTTTTGACCGAGAACCGCATCAGCGTTCAGAACACCCTGTTCCGACACAATTGCATGCCGACTCTGGAATGGTTTGACCCCTGCGCGAGGGCCAACGAGGATTGGGAATTTGCGATCAGGTTGGTGCAGCACACAACTGTGTATGAGGACATTGAACCTGTCGTCCTGGGGTTCGTTTCGGCCGACAGTATATCCGCGAATGGTCGCAAACCTATCATCGGGCGGTTGCGCATCCTGCGAAAAAACAGAGCAATCCTTACTACACGGAGAAGGCTGAGATCCCTGATAATGCTCGACGTTGTCCGCTACTTTTATGTAGTGGGTAAGAGAAGGTCTGCCATCAAATTTCTCGTGGCGGTGATCGGAGATTATCCACCGCACATCAGGTTTGTCTGTTGGGCCTTGGCAAAAAAATTTCGCAATTGGTTCCTCACGCCTTCCTGA
- a CDS encoding glycosyltransferase has product MLVYPHDLSIGGSQINAIDLAAAVAEAGHDVIVYGIPGPLVSYIEERGLRYVPARPLKYRPAPSRIVQIAALVRSERIDLIHAYEWPTCLDAYYGAGLLLNVPLLCTVLSMQVMPHVPASVPLIMGTSDLAIEARKTHRGQVWVLEPPIDVERDTPLLDGKAFRNRHGVADEEFLVVTVSRLAIDLKLDALVRAIDAADILAGSYPLRLILLGDGPAREALTTRAAAVNRRHGREIVMLPGADLDPRSAYAAADLVIGMGSSALRALAIARPLIVQGEQAFSEIFEPSTVELFLRQGFYGLADGAAGAGRLAAQIEGLIKDPARRTALGRFGREMVTKRFGLQRAANLQLDIYRQVLTEPPRRRLIEAMRSVRLALMLEIANHDPFEKRAKTSREQEVLATVRSGIWPPVLRD; this is encoded by the coding sequence GTGCTCGTGTATCCACATGACCTTTCAATCGGCGGCAGCCAGATAAATGCCATCGATCTCGCGGCCGCCGTAGCCGAGGCAGGTCATGACGTGATTGTTTATGGCATCCCCGGCCCGCTCGTCTCCTATATCGAGGAGCGCGGCCTTCGCTATGTGCCGGCGCGGCCTTTGAAATATCGCCCGGCCCCCTCGAGGATAGTCCAGATCGCAGCGCTTGTGCGGAGCGAACGCATCGACCTGATCCACGCGTACGAGTGGCCGACCTGCCTCGACGCCTATTACGGAGCAGGCCTTCTCTTGAATGTTCCCCTGCTCTGTACCGTTCTCAGCATGCAGGTGATGCCGCATGTTCCAGCCTCGGTACCCTTGATCATGGGCACGTCCGATCTTGCCATAGAGGCGCGCAAGACGCATCGCGGACAGGTCTGGGTGCTCGAGCCGCCAATCGATGTCGAGCGCGACACGCCCCTCCTCGACGGGAAAGCATTCCGCAACAGGCACGGCGTCGCCGACGAGGAGTTCCTTGTCGTCACCGTGTCCCGCCTCGCGATCGATCTCAAGCTGGATGCCCTCGTGCGGGCGATCGATGCCGCGGACATACTCGCAGGGTCATATCCGTTGAGGCTCATCCTTCTCGGCGACGGTCCCGCGCGCGAGGCGTTGACGACGAGGGCAGCCGCAGTGAACCGTCGCCATGGACGTGAGATCGTGATGCTTCCTGGTGCCGACCTGGACCCGCGCAGTGCCTATGCGGCGGCCGACCTGGTCATCGGAATGGGGAGTTCGGCGCTGCGCGCGCTTGCCATCGCTCGCCCGCTCATCGTGCAAGGGGAACAGGCTTTTTCCGAAATCTTCGAACCATCAACAGTCGAACTGTTCCTGAGACAAGGCTTTTACGGCCTGGCCGATGGAGCCGCCGGCGCCGGCCGACTTGCGGCGCAGATCGAGGGACTGATCAAGGATCCGGCGCGGCGGACTGCCCTTGGCCGGTTCGGCCGTGAAATGGTTACCAAGCGCTTCGGCCTGCAGCGAGCGGCAAACCTGCAGCTCGACATTTATCGACAGGTCCTCACCGAACCGCCAAGACGTCGGCTCATCGAGGCGATGCGCTCAGTTCGTCTTGCTCTTATGCTCGAAATCGCAAACCACGACCCATTCGAGAAGAGAGCGAAAACGTCTCGTGAACAAGAGGTCCTCGCAACTGTTCGGTCAGGCATTTGGCCGCCAGTCCTCCGCGACTAG
- a CDS encoding glycosyltransferase: MHAAPRLSVVIPHLNEPDNLRRCLLSLDAQRADGIPFEIIVVDNGSAERPDAVCSSFAGVCLEYELVPGPGPARNRGANAARSDLLAFIDADCVAQHGWVRAIVEFLAGNPDIDVVGGDIGVLMADPERPTSIELYESIYSYRARLYVESHGFAATGNMAVRTRVFRSVGPFGGISTMEDTEWGRRATALGHRLAYLPEAKVLTPSCRSFAQLARRWDRHVAHEFRKVGDSPTAKLRWLAGGVMIGASPLIEMFRILFSDRVSGGRSRLFALACLIRVRLYRAGLMFKLALHQNAASLVENWNRENT; encoded by the coding sequence ATGCACGCTGCTCCACGTCTAAGCGTGGTCATCCCGCATCTCAACGAGCCTGACAATCTGCGTCGCTGCTTGCTTTCTCTCGACGCGCAGCGCGCGGACGGTATTCCCTTCGAGATCATCGTCGTCGACAACGGTTCGGCCGAACGGCCCGATGCCGTCTGCTCGAGTTTTGCCGGGGTATGCCTGGAGTACGAGCTGGTTCCGGGTCCTGGCCCCGCCCGGAACCGGGGTGCAAATGCGGCCCGATCCGACCTCCTGGCCTTCATCGATGCGGACTGCGTGGCGCAGCATGGCTGGGTGCGCGCGATCGTAGAGTTCCTGGCCGGAAATCCTGATATCGATGTGGTCGGTGGCGACATTGGAGTTCTGATGGCCGATCCGGAACGACCGACATCGATCGAACTCTATGAAAGCATCTACAGCTATCGCGCTCGCCTTTACGTCGAAAGTCACGGCTTTGCCGCAACCGGCAACATGGCGGTTCGAACGCGGGTCTTCCGCTCGGTCGGTCCCTTTGGGGGCATTTCTACGATGGAGGACACGGAATGGGGAAGGCGTGCGACCGCGCTGGGCCATCGGTTGGCCTATCTGCCCGAGGCGAAAGTTCTCACGCCTTCCTGCAGATCCTTCGCGCAACTGGCGCGGCGATGGGACCGACACGTCGCTCACGAGTTCCGGAAGGTTGGTGATAGTCCGACAGCGAAGCTCCGGTGGCTGGCGGGTGGCGTGATGATCGGCGCCTCTCCTCTGATCGAGATGTTCAGAATCCTGTTTTCGGACCGTGTCTCGGGCGGCCGCAGCAGACTGTTTGCTCTGGCATGCCTGATCCGAGTCCGGCTTTATCGCGCCGGTTTGATGTTCAAACTGGCGCTCCACCAAAACGCAGCCTCGCTGGTTGAGAACTGGAACAGAGAAAATACCTAA
- a CDS encoding GumC family protein, which yields MRDVDVRFYISILWRRLPYILAITISAVAISVLIARILPPVYRASAKILVEAPQIPADLARSTVPTNAVDQFQIIQQQITTREYLLALADKLDLYGNKLSGEKRSGDEELSSEDIVEDMRSRITFEQLETLSANTGASIFDVSFAAGEPVLAAKTVNELVAMILRSNQRQRTDRAGDTLRFFDREVARLGSDLNRLEADLLEFKSENKDTLPESLDFRRRQQISQQERLILLEREEAALRSRRSSLMDAYATGALSADSGPVTPEQQMLQDLNRALAEQLAIFSEKSPNIITLRARIASLQRGLPSSQATDTSGSKKALSGLDLQLSDVDQRLVVISQEKASITQNIADLTRSIVATPASETALNSLERNRLNVQTQYNAAIARRAEALIGEQIELRSDGGRLSLLEPASPPQSPVGPNRRRIVAIGGAAGIGLSLALVALLEILNRTVRRPSELAQLLQYQPLATIPHIATPAELRAAGRKRRVARGIAAALVAAGIPGTLATIHYYYSPIELVFENFISN from the coding sequence ATGCGCGATGTGGATGTACGCTTCTACATTTCGATCCTGTGGCGAAGGCTGCCGTACATCCTGGCGATCACCATCTCGGCGGTGGCGATTTCTGTTTTGATCGCGCGCATACTTCCGCCTGTCTATCGGGCGAGCGCCAAGATCCTCGTGGAGGCGCCGCAGATTCCAGCGGACCTGGCGCGTTCGACGGTGCCGACAAATGCCGTGGACCAGTTTCAGATCATCCAGCAGCAGATTACCACGCGCGAGTATCTTCTGGCGCTGGCGGACAAGCTCGATCTCTACGGCAACAAGCTATCGGGCGAGAAGCGGTCGGGCGACGAGGAGCTCTCCAGCGAGGATATCGTCGAGGACATGCGGTCCCGCATCACTTTCGAACAGTTGGAGACGCTGAGCGCCAATACGGGAGCGAGCATCTTCGACGTAAGCTTCGCGGCTGGCGAGCCGGTGCTGGCGGCAAAGACCGTCAATGAGCTCGTGGCAATGATCCTGCGCAGCAATCAGCGCCAGCGCACAGACCGCGCCGGCGACACGCTGCGGTTTTTCGACCGGGAGGTCGCGAGGCTTGGATCCGACCTGAACCGACTTGAGGCCGATCTCCTCGAATTCAAGAGCGAGAACAAGGACACGCTGCCCGAGAGCCTCGATTTTCGTCGCCGGCAGCAAATCAGCCAGCAGGAGCGGCTGATTTTGCTCGAGCGTGAGGAGGCCGCTCTTCGCAGCAGGCGCAGCAGTCTCATGGATGCTTATGCCACCGGCGCTCTGTCGGCCGACAGCGGCCCGGTCACGCCTGAGCAGCAGATGCTTCAGGATCTGAATCGCGCCTTGGCTGAGCAACTCGCGATCTTTTCCGAAAAGAGCCCCAATATCATAACACTGCGTGCTCGGATTGCGTCGTTGCAGCGTGGTCTGCCGTCCAGTCAGGCAACGGATACCTCCGGGAGCAAGAAGGCACTGTCCGGGCTTGATCTTCAGCTTTCGGACGTCGATCAGCGCCTGGTGGTCATAAGCCAGGAAAAGGCTTCCATCACGCAAAACATAGCCGACCTGACGCGGTCGATCGTGGCGACACCGGCCAGCGAAACGGCCCTCAATTCGCTCGAACGGAACAGGCTGAATGTCCAGACGCAATACAACGCCGCGATCGCACGGCGTGCGGAGGCCCTGATAGGCGAGCAGATCGAGCTACGCTCCGATGGCGGACGCCTTTCGCTGCTCGAGCCCGCGTCGCCACCCCAATCGCCTGTAGGCCCAAACCGGCGGCGTATCGTCGCCATCGGCGGCGCGGCGGGAATCGGGCTCAGCCTCGCCCTTGTGGCACTGCTTGAAATCCTCAACAGAACGGTGCGTAGGCCATCGGAACTGGCCCAATTGCTTCAATACCAACCGCTCGCAACCATCCCGCATATCGCGACGCCAGCCGAGTTGCGCGCCGCCGGCCGCAAACGAAGGGTGGCGCGAGGCATAGCGGCGGCGCTCGTCGCCGCAGGCATTCCGGGCACATTGGCCACCATCCATTACTATTATTCGCCGATTGAACTGGTATTCGAGAATTTTATTTCGAATTAG
- a CDS encoding O-antigen ligase family protein, whose amino-acid sequence MMQGKLAWPVRMFLLSLFLPWTIKLGSLALSPYRIVLIALLGPCLLRWVGGKAGRVRAPDVLLFLYCFWGAISLTVAHGFQQSIEPAGILFIETAGAYLLARTYIRDASDFYRAVRLLFLIVAALAPFAIIEALSDRDILLELFSTVLPSHPVAITEPRWGLRRVQGTLDHPILFGVVCGSVLALVHLVLGYQEKPFLKWTKSGIVAVTSFLALSSGPLTALIFQALMIAWNWLLRSYVHRWKILWVQLLTVYVFIAAASNQSVPEFFITHFSFDTYSAGYRVLIWNFGSASVLNHPLFGVGFNRWDRPIWMPESIDMFWLTHAIYYGIPGVALIMSSYLTLLFHVSIKEGFDEKLNSYRTAYLIAMGAFFLVGWTVHFWNATYVLFIFLWASGAWMLNIPGSQVDRHNVHGSVEAKRGQIRPLVAQIQGSTDGMRASLIADRPSTGREEEVLMDAPRRPLASGERSSPFGAVNNRTASLWPARKQAPHARQPRRGPI is encoded by the coding sequence GTGATGCAAGGCAAATTGGCTTGGCCAGTTCGCATGTTTCTCCTGAGCCTCTTTTTACCGTGGACGATAAAACTGGGGTCGCTCGCCCTTTCGCCATACCGGATCGTTCTCATTGCATTGCTTGGTCCGTGCCTCTTGCGCTGGGTCGGCGGGAAGGCGGGACGTGTCAGGGCGCCGGACGTCCTGCTTTTTCTCTACTGCTTCTGGGGTGCGATCAGCCTCACGGTGGCCCACGGCTTCCAACAGTCCATCGAGCCGGCAGGAATACTCTTCATCGAAACGGCAGGGGCGTACCTGCTCGCCCGCACCTATATCCGTGACGCAAGCGATTTTTATCGTGCAGTTCGCCTGCTGTTCCTGATCGTGGCGGCCCTGGCGCCGTTCGCCATCATCGAGGCACTCAGCGATCGCGACATCCTACTTGAATTGTTTTCCACTGTATTGCCGTCCCACCCTGTTGCCATCACAGAGCCCCGTTGGGGACTGAGACGTGTACAAGGTACGCTCGACCACCCAATATTGTTTGGTGTTGTCTGCGGCAGTGTGCTTGCGTTGGTGCACCTGGTGCTTGGCTATCAGGAGAAACCATTCTTGAAATGGACCAAATCCGGGATTGTCGCAGTAACGAGTTTCCTCGCCCTTTCATCAGGTCCGCTGACGGCGTTGATCTTTCAAGCGCTAATGATCGCATGGAATTGGTTGCTGCGCAGTTACGTTCACCGGTGGAAAATACTCTGGGTGCAACTGCTTACGGTTTACGTCTTCATCGCGGCGGCATCGAATCAATCTGTTCCAGAGTTCTTTATCACCCACTTTTCATTTGACACATATTCCGCCGGCTATCGGGTACTAATCTGGAATTTTGGCTCGGCATCCGTTCTCAACCACCCATTATTCGGAGTTGGCTTCAACAGGTGGGATCGACCAATATGGATGCCCGAAAGCATTGATATGTTCTGGCTTACGCATGCAATATATTACGGAATTCCAGGGGTAGCCTTAATAATGTCCTCATATCTTACACTTTTATTTCATGTAAGTATCAAAGAAGGATTTGACGAGAAACTGAACAGCTACCGGACGGCATATCTGATTGCGATGGGCGCGTTTTTCCTGGTTGGCTGGACCGTACACTTCTGGAACGCGACCTATGTTTTGTTTATATTCTTGTGGGCGAGCGGCGCCTGGATGCTCAACATTCCCGGGTCTCAGGTCGACAGACACAATGTGCATGGCAGTGTCGAAGCAAAGCGAGGGCAAATACGACCGCTCGTAGCTCAGATACAGGGCTCGACCGACGGAATGAGGGCGTCTTTGATCGCTGATCGACCTTCGACGGGCCGCGAGGAGGAAGTCCTGATGGATGCGCCGCGCCGCCCCCTCGCTTCTGGTGAGCGTTCGTCCCCTTTTGGCGCGGTCAACAACAGGACTGCCAGCCTGTGGCCCGCCCGCAAACAGGCACCTCATGCCAGGCAGCCGCGGCGGGGACCGATCTAA
- a CDS encoding DegT/DnrJ/EryC1/StrS family aminotransferase: MIPFLDLRAQYASIKDEVDAAALRVLASAQYVLGDEVAELEREFAAYCGARHAIAVNTGTSALHLALLALGIGPGDEVITVPFTFVATISAICYTGALPVFVDVEPVTLTMDATKLEAAITPRTKAIVPVHLYGQMADMDAIKAIADRHGVPIIEDACQAHGAEYKGRRAGSIGVSGCFSFYPGKNLGACGEGGIVVTSDDSQARTMRMLRDWGQESRYHHVLKGFNYRMDGIQGAILRVKLRHLDAWTEARRAHAARYSALLAESDHVKAPLEIAGRRHVYHIYAVRCRDREALQHALSSEGIQFGLHYPIPVHLQKAHADLGYAPGDFPRSEAAARSVLSLPIYPEMTARQVDEVVSAVEQEAHVH; this comes from the coding sequence ATGATCCCCTTCCTCGATCTCAGGGCGCAGTATGCATCGATCAAGGACGAAGTCGATGCGGCAGCGCTGCGCGTGCTCGCGTCGGCGCAATATGTTCTGGGCGACGAGGTCGCTGAGCTTGAGCGCGAATTCGCGGCCTATTGCGGCGCGCGGCACGCGATCGCCGTCAACACGGGCACGAGCGCCCTTCATCTTGCGCTGCTTGCGCTTGGCATAGGTCCTGGCGACGAAGTCATCACCGTCCCCTTCACCTTCGTCGCCACGATCTCGGCGATCTGCTACACCGGCGCACTGCCGGTCTTCGTCGACGTCGAGCCGGTGACGCTGACCATGGATGCGACGAAGCTCGAGGCTGCGATCACGCCCCGGACCAAGGCGATCGTGCCGGTTCACCTTTACGGACAAATGGCCGACATGGACGCCATCAAGGCCATTGCGGACCGGCATGGCGTACCCATCATCGAGGACGCCTGCCAGGCCCACGGCGCCGAATACAAGGGCCGCCGTGCCGGAAGCATTGGGGTGTCGGGTTGCTTCAGCTTCTATCCGGGAAAGAACCTGGGTGCCTGTGGCGAAGGCGGCATCGTGGTTACCAGCGATGACAGCCAGGCACGCACGATGCGGATGTTGAGGGATTGGGGCCAGGAAAGCCGGTATCACCACGTGCTCAAAGGCTTCAACTATCGGATGGACGGCATCCAGGGGGCCATCCTGCGCGTGAAGCTCAGGCATCTCGACGCGTGGACTGAAGCACGCCGTGCCCACGCGGCACGCTACTCTGCGCTGCTCGCGGAGTCCGATCATGTGAAGGCCCCCCTCGAGATAGCCGGCCGGCGTCACGTCTACCACATCTATGCCGTCCGGTGTCGGGATCGTGAGGCGCTGCAGCACGCGCTTAGCAGCGAAGGTATACAGTTCGGCCTGCACTATCCCATTCCGGTGCATCTGCAGAAGGCCCATGCCGACCTCGGTTACGCACCGGGCGATTTTCCGAGATCGGAGGCGGCCGCCCGGTCGGTTCTTTCGCTCCCCATCTATCCGGAAATGACAGCCCGGCAGGTCGATGAGGTGGTGTCTGCGGTGGAGCAGGAGGCCCATGTCCACTGA